In Flavobacterium luteolum, the DNA window GACATGTGTAGTTTCTCGTTATACCAAACCAATGAAAATACATTATAAAGAGCTTATAAATGAAGTTACTATTTACTTTAAGCCATTAGGAATAAGTCAGTTTTTACCCAATTCAAAAAATATTTTTTCAGAAGGAACTATTTTAGATTTTACTTTCATACCTGACTTTAATGATAAAATGATTGAAATTTTCAGTCTACCCAAAGACAGACAAAGTCAGGAACTTGAAAATTATTTGCTTTCTAAATTACAAATCAAAAAATTTTCTTTAATTGAAAAAATACTTGAGGCCATTGAAACTGATGAGAAGATTGAAGAAATTGCACAAAAGCACCAAATAAGCAGGCAATATTTGAATAAAATATTCACAAAACACATTGGTAAATCGCCTTCAGAATATCGAAAAATACACCGCTTTAGAAATTCAATTCTTAAACAGAAAGAAAGCAAGAATTTTTCCGAATTATCTCAGTATGATTTTTATGATCAATCTCATTTTATTCGCAATTTTAAAGAATTAACTAATAGGAATCCCCAAATATTTTTCAAAAACATAGATACAGAAAAAGAAAATATTTGGCTGTTTGTCTAAACAGTTTCCATTTGTACAATTCTACAATTTTGGGTTAATCTACTTTTACCAAGTTCGAAATCTATATGAAATAAAAAAATCCCAAAAAACATGAACTGGCAAAAAATCCATCTTTACTTACACACATTCTGTCGATATTTTCTAGCTACAATTATAATTTTATATGCTTATGGCAAAATATTAAAAACCCAATTTGTATCACAGCCAAGCGTATACGATATGCCAATTGGCTCATTAGATGGTTTCCGTCTTACCTGGTATTATTATGGTTACTGCTATTGGTACCCAATTGTTATTGCCGTTACGCAGATTATAAGCTCACTCCTACTCTTTTTTAGAAAAACGACCAGAATTGGAATTGTTCTTTTCCTAAGTTTTATGATCAATATTCTTCTAACAGATTATGCTTATGATATTAATGCAAAAGAAATTGCAATAACATTAACTCTAATGGCATTGTTTGTATTTTTCTCTGATTACAAAGTTTTTTACAAATATTTTTTAGAAGAACCACCATTGTTCCAGAATAGCGACAGACCTAAATGGGTAAACAAGATTAGCATCATTAAATTCATTTATATTCCCGCTGTATTCATTGGTTTCTTTATCATGTTCAGTATTTTGAAGAAAGAATACATGTCGCAGGATGATTTTTATGGAACTTGGGAAAATCTTCAAACAAAAGAAAGATTGCATTTTGAGAATCTGAATAATTTTCAACTTAACAAAGCAGATCATTTAAAAAGCACCGTAAATGGAGAATACTCGTTTACAAAAGATTCTTTAACTTTAAAAGCAAAGGATAAACAGAATAAAACAAAAGAGTATCTAAAAGGAAAATATAAGTTATTAAAATCTAATTTAATCATTACAACCACTACCGATGATCTAAAATTTATAAGAATTAGATAAAAACAAATCTGAGAAAACATTAAAGACCTGATGAAGATGATGAAAAATAAATCAACTTTATCTTTATTCAAAAAAAACCTTAAAAGAATTCTATAGGTTCTTTTAAGGTTTTATTTTTGGTATGTTTAACGACTTTCTAATATCTCTAAATTAATCTGCAACGTATTTATTATTCCAATTTTACGATTACTTTTTTAAACTTATAAAATCCCCACAATTACATATACCCTTCTCCATCTGTTTTACTTAATTTAGAAAAGGTATAGCTAGACAGAATGGTGAAAATAGCCAATGTAATAAAAGTATATTTAAATGCTTTGTCTGTGTTTAAATCAAAAATACCTGTCTGAAATAACGAAAGTGCAAGACTAGAAACAGAAACTCCAAAACTTACCGAAAGCTGCTGCATAATTACCAGCATTGTATTTCCTCCGCTCGCTGTGTCTTGATCCAAATCTGAAAGTGTTATGGTATTCATTGCCGACATTTGCACAGAAGTAAAAATTCCATAAAATATCATCAGTAGAATATAGTAGCCAAGTGGCGTTTCTTTTGTTACAAAACCTAGAACAATCAATATAATTCCCAACAGAATGGTGTTGCTTATCAATACTGTTCTATAACCAAAAAACTTTATAATACTTACCATAAATGGTTTTACAGCTACATTTGACAAGGCCGAAGGCAACAGCAATAGTCCCGATACAGAAGCCGAATAGCCAAAACTTGTCTGGAGCATAAGTGGCAATAGTAACGGTAATCCGCCTATTCCTAATCTGGTGATCAAACTGCCAATTAATCCAATTTTTAAAGTTCTGATATTTAGAAGATGTAAATCAATTATAGGTTTTTCAGTTCTTTTATAATGGATATAATAAAAAAGTGAAAGAAGCCCAGATAGAAATAATAAACTTAAAATGACAATCATGTGAGTTCTTTCGTCTCCTATAAGTTCTAAGACCAAAGTGATAGAGATCAGCGCTAAGCTAAAATACATCAAACCTCTAAAATCGAACCTTCCAACGGCATGTTTAAAATTTGGCATTATTCGATATGCCATCGAAATTCCGATAATACCAATAGGAATATTCACCAAAAAGATCCAATGCCAACTTAAATTATCAGAAAGAAACCCTCCTAGACTTGGACCCGCAACCATTCCTAACAATCCAAATACGGTTATAAAATTCATCGTTTTGAGCAGTTCGCTTTTCGGATATTGATATAAAATAGCCAATCGTGCAACTGGAACCATCATTGAAGCTCCAACTGCTTGCAACACTCGAGCCATATTAAAAGATTTTAAATCGGTAGAAAGTGCGCAAAATAAAGATCCCATAATAAATAAAAATACAGCAATCATAAACATCGTTCTTGTGCCAAATTTGTCTGCCAGCCATCCAGAAAGCGGAATAAACATTGCCAATGTAAGTGTATAAGTTACAATAACAGAGTGCATTTCTGTTGGGGAATATCCCATATCTCCAGCTATTGAAGGAAGCGAAGTATTAAGAATAGTGCCATCTAATGATTGTATAAACATGGCAATTGCTGTTACCCAAGGAAGCAGACGAACCGCATTTTGCTCTTTTTTTTCTTCTTTATCGTTTAGCATCATATAGTTTTAGATAGAAACTCGATTTATAGCTTATGAAAATTAAGAAAAAAAACTTAATTAAGAAAAATCCTAATTAGATTATAGAAAACAAAAACCCGTTTGAAAATATTCAAACGGGTTTTTGTTTTTACCTGACAGCATACGAAGTCGTAATTCATTTTCTATGGCTATAGCAGTTTCTTGATAACAAGAAGTAAAAGCAATAAATAGTAATAAAGTATTTTTCGTTCAGAGTATTTTAAAGCGCTGCAGTTATTTACAAAACCGCAGTGCTTTCTTTTATATTATTTTTCTGCAGCTGCAAATTTTGCTTGGAAATCAGAGATTTTAATTAAGTTACCAGACACCAGCAAATAAATATCATTCCCTTTAAACTTAAGCATTTCAGTGTATTTGAAAGAAGAGTAAACCCCTCTACCGGCTGTTCTAACTTTTAAATCTCCATCTTTATAAAGAGACAGACTATTATTCTGAAGATTTAATTTAAAGATTCCTTTTCCAGCATTCACAACGTATAATTCATTTTTTGTATCAAAAGTAAGATCAGTAAAATGATCACCATTTGTTACCGAAACTAGAGTTGTTACTTTCCACTCATTGTTCACATATTCTAATTTTCTAATCGCAGAGTTTTTGTAAGTCCCTGTACTTGGATCATAAACTTCATCAATTAAATACAAAACACTATTCAAGCTAATTATTTTTGTTACAGCAGCAAAACTTGCCTCTAACCCTGAACCATCTTTTATTTCTTCTTTACCCGAACCAGCAACAAAAACATCTCCGTTTAACTCTGGTAAAACTCGTTTTATATTTCTTGCACTCAAGTCAAAAACAAAATAAGTATTATCGTTATTATTACAGATACGAAAAAGATTAATCTTACTAGCAAATGGAGAACTTATTGGTTTCATAGTATAAAATGGGTTCAACTCCGAAAAGTTATTTTCGAAACGCATTATCTTATCCTGATTTGGCTCATTATTCCCTTTTGCAACCAATAGAAGATCTCCATTGTTTGCCAAAGCAAGTCTGGCAAATGTGTAAGTTGCAAGATCAAGATTTTTAAGCGTAGTTTCTTTACCATCAAGATCAGTCTTTTTTAAACTTACATAATATCCTTTTTCGTCGTTAGTTTGCCCAATACTATAAAGTGTATTATCAGCGCCAACAACAAAGTCATTGATAAAGAAACTTGTAATGTAATCTGCTTTTATTTCCCCTTTTTCTTCGGGCATTCCTCCCGGCTGACTTTCTGGACCTGAACAGCTACTTAGTATTAAAAAAAACTGTAGTACTACTAATAAAATACCTTTTCTCATTTTTACCATTTTATATATTAATTCATTATTTTATTTAGCCTGACTTCCTAAAGTATAGCCATTTCCAACTAATACCCTAACAATATTCATTGCTGTAATGTCTTTACTCATTTTATACCCTATAGGATTTCCTCTATTATCAAAGGTTGCTTTCAGTACTTTTTTGTCAAAAGTGATTACCTGTTCGTTCAGAAGTTTATCATATCCTGAGAACATTCCTCCTCTGGCAAACCAAGTTCCGATTAAGTTACTATTAAGGTCTAAAACTTCATATTTTAAATCTCCATTTGAAGAAGGTGATGTCACTCTTACAAACCCAATTCTTTTGTCGTCTGGATTTTGATTTTGTGCTTTAACACTATAAATAGTTCCTGAATCATCAATTGTTAATTGGTACGTATCTGCAATTTTATTAGCGTTGTCTACTTCTCCTTGAACTCCTAAACGTTTTGCGGCTATACCTGCTGATTCACCGTTGATAAAACTTTCAACTGCTTCTTTGTTTAAACCTTCTGCTCCTATCATTCCTCTGTCTAATAGTTCGTAGATAATACTGCGATCATAATTGAAGGCACTAAACTTTCTGCTTTTGTTCTTAAATTCTAATTCGTTAGTTTTTCCTGTCGCTAGATCTTTAAGTTCAATCCATGGCAATACCAAAGACTCTTCGTTTGGGGCTTTCTTTAGTTCTGCTGTAATTGAATAATTTTTATCTAAGCTAAAAATGGTAAAAAGTGGTTTTTTCCCCTCTACAAAACCAATTGTTTTTTCATCTAGCTGTATTTCTCCTTTGTCAATTTTTAATTTTTGTGCAAAACTGCATGCTCCAATTAATATTACTAATAGAGTTAAAAGATTTTTTTTCATGTTTAAATTTTTAGTTTTTGTTTTTAAAAAATGTTTTCGTTTTAACTACGAAAATTCATTGTCTGTTATTAATATGATGTTCTATTTTCAAGTATTATTCAATATCATTTTCATTTATTGTAATCAACAGTCTTTTTATAATTTATCTATTCATTTGTGGTCACGAAAAAGATACTTGCACTAGCAGAGAAAAATTATCCTCATTTAAGATTTGCGACAGACTTATTATCTTTCTGAACAAAGTCAATTATAGAATCTAATGATTCTGGAGTTAATGGTTTTGAGGTAAGATGGACTTTTTCTGGTTGAGACAGAACATTTCCGTCACATAAAACTGTAGTTCTTGTAATTGTAAATCCTTTTTTATTTGCTTTCTTCCATTCGATTGGAGAATTAACAGCCCAGCGAATTAAGATTCTATCCTTTTGTGCTCTGGTATTTACGATAACAGCAGCACTTTTGGTATGTGAATAGGATAACGATACAAACAATAAGAAGAAAAAAATATACATATTTGGGGGCATAAGATGTAATTATTTCTATGTTAAAAAAACAAAAGTAGTTTTTAAAATTATAATTTAAATACGGTTTCCCGTACTACAATGTAAAAACATGTAAAAAGAAAAAGATAATACACTAACATACAACATCATACATTAAATTTTACCTTTTTTTTCTTACGAATTAAAATCAAAAAAAATCATTTTCAATGTTTTTCTATAACATTTCTTGCTGAGGAAGCGCTTACTATTGATTTAAACAAATTCCTAAAAATTAATTTAACTTGTTTTTCTATAGTTATAAATAGCCAATGCATTTAGTACAATGGCGAAAATAAGCAAGTACAGAAGCTCTGTCCCCACTTCTTGTAATCCACTTCCTTTCAAAACAATAAGCCGAACCACTTTTATAAAATGCGTAACAGGAGTAAATTCTGAAAAAATTCTTGCCCAATTCGGCATGCTGTCGGTACTAGTAAAGAAACCGCTCATGAGCATAAAAATCATCATAAAGAAATAAGCAATAAACATAGCTTGCAATTGTGTATCTGCAAATGTTGAAATCAAAAGTCCTAATCCTAATAGAGCCGTTAAATAAACTCCCGCAAAAAGATATAATACTAAGAAACTTCCTTGCGGAAAAATTCCATAAATCAAATACATTACGATAAGGCCTACTGTAAATACAATCATTCCGACAATCCAAAAAGGAATGAGTTTGCCTAGAATAAATTGCCATTTCTGAATTGGCGTTACATTAATCTGTTCAATTGTACCAATTTCTTTTTCTTTTACAATATTTAGTGCCGTAATAAATCCGCCAATCAAAGTGAGGAGTAAAACTAGGATTCCTGGAACCATATAGTACTTATATTCTGCTCTCGGGTTGTACCAATTTGTACTGTTCAAAGTAATTAAGGATGGTGAAACAGAAGCAGATTGTGGCGGTAATTTATACCGTATATCAAGATCGTTGCTAAAATCTGCCAAGACAACATTTAAATAAGCATTTCCGATATTTGATTTCGTTCCATTAATGGCGTCTGCGGCGATATTTACTTTCTGACTGCCTTCTCTTACCAAGTTTCGTTCAAATCCAGAAGGAATTTCTAAAATTAAGTCCGCATCTTCTCTTTCAATAAACTCCAAGCCTTCTAGGTAAGAAGATGGAGCTCCAACAATATGAAAATATCCTGAAGAACCGATTTTATTAATTAATTTTTGAGAATAAGAGCTGTGATCGTGATCTACATAAACAATGTTTACACTTTTCACTTCAAAATTAGCAGCCAAAGGCAAAATAATGAGCTGAAAAATCGGAACAAAAAACATCATAGCCAGTATGGTTTTGTCTCTAAATATCTGGCGAAATTCTTTCTGTAATATAAAACCCAGCACTTTCATGACAGTCTAATTTTAAATTTCTTCAAAGATATTGTCAGCAATACAACAGTCATTACAGCCAATATTAAAGTTTCCTTCCAGATGTAAGAAAACCCCAAACCTTTGAGCATTACAGCTTTTACAATGATATAGTAATAATGAGACGGAATTAAATGAGAAATAGCCTGAAATATCCAAGGCATATTTTCTAACGGAAACATAAATCCTGTAAGCAGTAAAGTTGGCAGCATCATTCCCATCATGGATATAAGCATTGCGGTCTGTTGCGAATCGGTTACGTTTGAGATAAGCAAACCAAGAGAAAGACAAGTGATAATAAACAAAATACTCTCTGCAAAAAGAAGCAAGAAACTCCCTTTAATTTCTACATCCAGCAGATATACCGAAAGAAGAATAATCAAGATGAAATTGATTATAGAAAGCACTAAATACGGAATTGCTTTAGCGATTAGAACCATTATGGGACTGAAAGGCGACACAAGTAAAATTTCCATAGTTCCTAACTCTTTTTCACGCACAACAGCAACAGAAGTCAAAGCTGTGCTAACAATCATAAAAATCAAGGCAATTACGCCTGGAATAAAATTAAGCGAACCGTTTTGCTCTTCGTTATAAAGCTGTCTTAACTCAGGAATTATTTGATAATTTAATTTCGCAGACGGATTTAGTTCCTGCTGATAATCTCTAATAATGGCGTTCAGATAATTGGTCACAATTGTTGCCGTATTGGGGTCTGATGCATCTGCAATTACCTGAATTTTTGCTCCTCCAAGACGCTGCACATCTGAACCAAAATTGGATGGAAAAATAACTGCACATTTTATCGTTCCATCTTTAAATCTGTTTTCAATATCATTGTAATTCAAGATCGGATTTTCGACATGAAAATAAGAACTGGACTGTATCTTTCTTATCATTTTTTCAGTATGAAGATCGTGTGAATTATCCTGAATGGCAATTCCGATATTCTTGACTTCACTGCTCAAAGCAAAACCAAAAAGAATAATCTGAACAACAGGAAGTCCAAAGAGAATCAAAAGCGTTCTTTGATCTCTGAAAACATGATAAAATTCTTTTCGGATAAAAGCCAATAATCTTTTCATACTAATCTGATGTTCTTTTGGCATTTCGCGCCAATTCATAAAAAACCTCATCCATAGAAACGGCATTGAAGCGTTTTTTTAAGGCCGATGGAGAATCTATTGCTGCTACACGCCCATCAACCATTATACTGATTCTATCACAATATTCGGCTTCATCCATATAATGCGTGGTGACAAAAACCGTAATTCCGTCAGCTGCCGCCTGATAAATCATTTCCCAAAACTGACGTCTTGTTATTGGATCAACGCCTCCTGTGGGTTCGTCCAAAAAAACAATTTTAGGACGATGAAAAACTGCAACAGAAAAAGCCAATTTTTGTTTCCATCCTAAAGGCAATCCTCCAACCACTTTTTTCGCCTCTTTTTCCAGTCCTAAAGTCAAAATCAGATCCTTGCTTCTTTCTTTAATTTCAGATCTTGAAACTCCATAAACGCCGGCAAAAAATTCAATATTCTCCAAAATAGTCAGATTATCATACAGCGAAAACTTCTGACTCATATAACCAATATTCTTCTTGATTTTTTCCTGCTGTTTGTAAACATCAAATCCAGCCACATGAGCTTCTCCAGAAGTTGGAAAAGAAAGTCCGCAGAGAATTCGCATCGCAGTTGTTTT includes these proteins:
- a CDS encoding helix-turn-helix domain-containing protein, with the translated sequence MNLNFYQPKNETLKKYIEGYYFISKDKNSGSVQYFTFPNNFCILTTNEDLDVEVQNNEVIIKSSPIKNIMTCVVSRYTKPMKIHYKELINEVTIYFKPLGISQFLPNSKNIFSEGTILDFTFIPDFNDKMIEIFSLPKDRQSQELENYLLSKLQIKKFSLIEKILEAIETDEKIEEIAQKHQISRQYLNKIFTKHIGKSPSEYRKIHRFRNSILKQKESKNFSELSQYDFYDQSHFIRNFKELTNRNPQIFFKNIDTEKENIWLFV
- a CDS encoding DHA2 family efflux MFS transporter permease subunit, which encodes MMLNDKEEKKEQNAVRLLPWVTAIAMFIQSLDGTILNTSLPSIAGDMGYSPTEMHSVIVTYTLTLAMFIPLSGWLADKFGTRTMFMIAVFLFIMGSLFCALSTDLKSFNMARVLQAVGASMMVPVARLAILYQYPKSELLKTMNFITVFGLLGMVAGPSLGGFLSDNLSWHWIFLVNIPIGIIGISMAYRIMPNFKHAVGRFDFRGLMYFSLALISITLVLELIGDERTHMIVILSLLFLSGLLSLFYYIHYKRTEKPIIDLHLLNIRTLKIGLIGSLITRLGIGGLPLLLPLMLQTSFGYSASVSGLLLLPSALSNVAVKPFMVSIIKFFGYRTVLISNTILLGIILIVLGFVTKETPLGYYILLMIFYGIFTSVQMSAMNTITLSDLDQDTASGGNTMLVIMQQLSVSFGVSVSSLALSLFQTGIFDLNTDKAFKYTFITLAIFTILSSYTFSKLSKTDGEGYM
- a CDS encoding ABC transporter permease: MKVLGFILQKEFRQIFRDKTILAMMFFVPIFQLIILPLAANFEVKSVNIVYVDHDHSSYSQKLINKIGSSGYFHIVGAPSSYLEGLEFIEREDADLILEIPSGFERNLVREGSQKVNIAADAINGTKSNIGNAYLNVVLADFSNDLDIRYKLPPQSASVSPSLITLNSTNWYNPRAEYKYYMVPGILVLLLTLIGGFITALNIVKEKEIGTIEQINVTPIQKWQFILGKLIPFWIVGMIVFTVGLIVMYLIYGIFPQGSFLVLYLFAGVYLTALLGLGLLISTFADTQLQAMFIAYFFMMIFMLMSGFFTSTDSMPNWARIFSEFTPVTHFIKVVRLIVLKGSGLQEVGTELLYLLIFAIVLNALAIYNYRKTS
- a CDS encoding ABC transporter permease, whose amino-acid sequence is MKRLLAFIRKEFYHVFRDQRTLLILFGLPVVQIILFGFALSSEVKNIGIAIQDNSHDLHTEKMIRKIQSSSYFHVENPILNYNDIENRFKDGTIKCAVIFPSNFGSDVQRLGGAKIQVIADASDPNTATIVTNYLNAIIRDYQQELNPSAKLNYQIIPELRQLYNEEQNGSLNFIPGVIALIFMIVSTALTSVAVVREKELGTMEILLVSPFSPIMVLIAKAIPYLVLSIINFILIILLSVYLLDVEIKGSFLLLFAESILFIITCLSLGLLISNVTDSQQTAMLISMMGMMLPTLLLTGFMFPLENMPWIFQAISHLIPSHYYYIIVKAVMLKGLGFSYIWKETLILAVMTVVLLTISLKKFKIRLS
- a CDS encoding ABC transporter ATP-binding protein; amino-acid sequence: MENKAIICKDLTKQFGDFKAVDKISFEVNEGEIFGFLGANGAGKTTAMRILCGLSFPTSGEAHVAGFDVYKQQEKIKKNIGYMSQKFSLYDNLTILENIEFFAGVYGVSRSEIKERSKDLILTLGLEKEAKKVVGGLPLGWKQKLAFSVAVFHRPKIVFLDEPTGGVDPITRRQFWEMIYQAAADGITVFVTTHYMDEAEYCDRISIMVDGRVAAIDSPSALKKRFNAVSMDEVFYELARNAKRTSD